A stretch of DNA from Acanthochromis polyacanthus isolate Apoly-LR-REF ecotype Palm Island chromosome 21, KAUST_Apoly_ChrSc, whole genome shotgun sequence:
GTTGTGCTGTCATTTGTAATGGTTATTTGTAGACTGAGctgcagaagaaacacaaagagatcAGTCAGAGTGCCTCAGAAGCTGAGAAAGCAATTGGGAAACTGCAAGACAATAATGATTTAATTAAGGTAATCCTATGAAGACAAATATTACATTGTACCCCCTTTTGTGTAGATTAATTTCATGCATGCAAGTCTGGTTTGAATATGCTATTctaatttttttccctttttctctttcctccagTTCTCAGTGCAGGAGGTTTGTTTTACAGTTGAACAGCAGTTCTCCAGGCTGCAGACAACTGTGGAGGAGGCCAGAAAAGGAGTGGTGGAGGTTCTGGAAGGAGAACAGAAAAAGGCCCTCAAACAGGCAGAGGGCATCAAAGCACATCTGGAGCAGAGAAGAGCAGAGCTGATGAAAACACTGGCTCAAATGAacaaactgtccaaaaacaaGTCTGATGTTGACTTTCTGCAGGTATATGAAACTCTGTGCATAACAATGTGGAGAGATTACATGGGCCAGTGGGTGTTAACACATTCAGGTGAACAGTCTAATATTATATGGGATTAGCACAGGATGTTCTCCAAGACTAAGACTTTATTTTGAATGACAGTCTGTTTATGGTGTACACGGATCAAGAAGGCCCCGCAACTTGCCAGTCATTTCATTGAGAAAATTTCTGAGTTTGAATGAGTGTTTTCTTAACAACATTATTCCACATCATGTTACCTAATACATGTTAATTTTGGTTGTTCCAGGAGTACTCAGAGTGGACGAGAAGAGAGGTTAATTCATGTGTGCCCAGTGTGCACATTAACCGCATGGACCATCTGACCTCTTACATCCAAGCAGTGACTGATGCATCGCAGGAGCTGTGTGACCTGATTTGCTCCACCTATAAGGAAAAACTGAGCAGTATTTGCAACAGTGGTAAGTGTACTTCATGTCAGATATTTTACCTCACATCTTCACTGACTCCTCATCTTCAGTGAATGATGCCATGGAGTCTTTTTAGCCATGCTAGCAGTATGCTTCCATGGTTCACAACTGGCCTGTATGCCTTTCACTGCTTGGGTCCAGATTGAAATATCtgtccattatctatacaccgcgtaatcctcattagggttgcggagGACTGGAGCCTGTCCCAGATGACTtacggtgaaggcaggggacaccctggacaggatcatttagaattaccaattaacctcagacTGTTTTTGGACTCttggaggaagccagagtagtTGAAACCTACGTATACACAgggggaacatgcaaactccatgcagaaagatcccaggacttAAATATCTCAACAGCTAATACATTTAATTTTGCATAGATTCAGCATCTGTAGAGAATTAATGCTAATGACTTTGGTGAGCCCCTAAATTGGTCTATAGCGTCACCATCAGGTTCACATTTCTGACTTTAAGGAAATGTTTCAACAACAAATTGCTGGATTGATGTGACTTGACGTGATTTTGTACATGCATTAATTTTCCCTGTAGGATGAACTGGAATAACTTTAGTGAcccaaatacattttatttaatgctatcatattttaattttgCAAGTATTTGCATTACATCTTCAAAACTAATAGTATTCCCATTAGATTCAGCTGTTCTTTGTGATTTGAGATAAATACAAAATGGTTAGAATGCCAATGAAGCACTGCTGTCCTAAAATACTGCCTCACTTGctagctgctagcatggctATAGTCTCtctttgatcatttttacaACTCCTTTTTAGTTGCAATCTATGAATAATCATTCTGCACAATGATTAATTAGGTACTAAATCCTCGATGCCAGAGTCTTCACTTTCACCCTTGCCTGACCCTGAGACTCGAGACGACTTCTTGAAATGTAAATAGTTTTCAATACCTAGTGTtccatttttcctgtttgtcaaattGTAGCtgataaatcacacactgaCTGTATTTCCCCCTGTTCTAGACACAACGAGCTTGACATTCGACCCGGACACAACCCATAATTTTCTGCGTTTAATGGAGGACAACAGAAAGTTGACCAATACCAGCCCCTGGCAGCACAGCTACCCAGAGCACCCCAGTCGCTTTGAATACTGGCGTCAGGCAATTACTTTGGAGAGCCTGTACCTAGGGAGGCATTACATTGAAGCAGAGCTGAGCGGGGAAGGTGCACATGTTGGTGTCACCTACAAGAGTATTGATCGTAAGGGAGAGGACAGCACTAGCTGCATCACTGGGAATGATTTTTCCTGGTGCATGGGAAGGAACAGCCGGGGGTTTTCTGCCTGGCATGCCGGTGTGGAGACAGTCTTAGAAGTCTCTGACATCACCCGGATTGGTTTATTTCTTGACTTTCACCGAGGTTGTGTCTCTTTCTATAATGTTACCGGTCCTCTGAAGCTGCTTCACATGTACACCACTGATTTCATAGAGCCCTTATATGTTACAGTTTGGCTGTCAAAGAAAGACAATGTAGTTTCTCTGATTAAGGTAAAATGATGGCAAACAAATTACCAGCAACCTTCAATTTAagcctgtaaaagaaaaaaattgtacataataaatgtttattgGCACTGCATAACAAGGTACACAAAGATATTGTACACAAGGATTATTTTTCACATACTTGTCACAGAAGGTTAAATTTACTACCATCTAGTGGTAACTGTGCAGCATGAACGTGGGAAGCCTGTGCAGCAGAAGACATGTTGGAAATTTACTGCAGCTTTGTTGCGGCTTTACTGCtttaatgtgataaaaatgacGGAGAAAAGACACAGTTGAGTGCCGAtaattcttttatttgttttgcaagTTTTAGTGATTAAAAGCTTCAGTGCCTGTCAGCAATTTATGTGCTTATTTACATTGCTTACttataaaaatatattgtgTATGATGCATGCACTGTGAAATCA
This window harbors:
- the LOC110962863 gene encoding tripartite motif-containing protein 16-like; protein product: MTTLSSNHEENLKENRHNADVKEELEDTLLPEDVLCDSCMDSPSKALKSCLTCMVSYCEAHLRPHLENAKFQNHRLVDPLHDFDCQACEVHQLPIKRFCLMDGHCVCLDCESQEHEGHMTTSVEEARAKIETELQKKHKEISQSASEAEKAIGKLQDNNDLIKFSVQEVCFTVEQQFSRLQTTVEEARKGVVEVLEGEQKKALKQAEGIKAHLEQRRAELMKTLAQMNKLSKNKSDVDFLQEYSEWTRREVNSCVPSVHINRMDHLTSYIQAVTDASQELCDLICSTYKEKLSSICNSGTKSSMPESSLSPLPDPETRDDFLKYTTSLTFDPDTTHNFLRLMEDNRKLTNTSPWQHSYPEHPSRFEYWRQAITLESLYLGRHYIEAELSGEGAHVGVTYKSIDRKGEDSTSCITGNDFSWCMGRNSRGFSAWHAGVETVLEVSDITRIGLFLDFHRGCVSFYNVTGPLKLLHMYTTDFIEPLYVTVWLSKKDNVVSLIKVK